The proteins below come from a single Oncorhynchus gorbuscha isolate QuinsamMale2020 ecotype Even-year unplaced genomic scaffold, OgorEven_v1.0 Un_scaffold_4172, whole genome shotgun sequence genomic window:
- the LOC124028445 gene encoding ADP-ribosylation factor-like protein 13B, translating into MKSSWLQRTVHWIVCWKSIRRKSHRKITLVMVGLDNAGKTATVRGIQGESPEDVAPTVGFSKVDLKQGKFEVTIFDLGGGKRIRGIWKNYYSESYGVVFVVDSSDVQRIQETRDTMAEVLRHPRISGKPVLVLANKQDRDGALAEADIIENLSLEKLVNENKCLCQIVSDAVVYLSILHLQ; encoded by the exons ATGAAGTCTTCCTGGCTCCAGAGGACTGTCCACTGGATAGTGTGCTGGAAGTCCATACGGCGGAAGAGCCACAG AAAAATAACACTGGTGATGGTTGGACTTGACAACGCTGGGAAGACTGCTACAGTACGCGGGATCCAGGGAG AGAGCCCAGAGGACGTGGCCCCTACGGTAGGGTTCTCCAAGGTGGATCTGAAGCAGGGGAAGTTTGAGGTCACCATCTTTGACCTGGGCGGAGGGAAGAGGATCAG GGGCATCTGGAAGAACTACTACAGCGAGTCGTACGGGGTGGTGTTCGTGGTGGACTCCAGTGATGTTCAGAGGATCCAGGAGACCAGGGACACTATGGCTGAGGTCCTCCGACACCCTCGCATCTCTGGGAAACCTGTCCTAGT ATTGGCTAACAAGCAGGATCGGGACGGGGCATTGGCTGAGGCAGACATCATTGAGAACCTGTCATTGGAGAAGCTAGTGAACGAGAACAAGTGTCTCTGTCAGATCGTGAGTGATGCTGTGGTTTATCTTTCAATACTTCACCTGCAGTGA